The Fontisubflavum oceani genomic interval CCCAGATCGCCGAGGGTGCAGGCAAGATAACGGGCGAAATCTCATAAAGACGAACGGCCATCTCCCAAAGCACAAGCAAGGTCACGCCAAAGAGTACCGGTACCAAAAACCGTCCAACCGCCCCACGCCCATCGGCGGAAAGCCAGATGTTCATTCCCCAAGCGAGAAGCCAAACCGCGAGGATCAGCCCCAGACCCTGGTCCGTCATTAAGCCGACAAACACCACCAAGGCCGCAACAACGGGCCCGATCAAGGGGTTGCGCATAATCCCCGTCATCGCGCCATCCCCATCCGCTTCAAGGTCAACCGCTCAATCAAACCCAGCCCGCCGACGAGCACCGCCGCGCAGATCGCCGCCATGAAGAGCGCCGACCAGATTTGGATCGTCTGCCCATAGTAGCTTCCGGTCAGCAGCCGCGCGCCGAGCCCAAACCGAGCGCCTGTCGGCAGCTCCGCGACAATCGCCCCGACTAGCGCCGCTGCAATGGCGACCTTCAACGAGGTGAACAGAAACGGCACCGAGGCCGGCAGACGCAGTTTCCAGAAGGTCGCAGCGTGGCTGGCCGAATAGGTTTTCAGCAGGTCCAAATCCATCGGGCCGGGGCTGCGCAGCCCTTTCACCATGCCAACCACCACGGGGAAGAAACTAAGATAGGCCGAGATCAGGGATTTCGGCAGCAGCCCCTCCACCCCGATCGAGTTCAACACCACAATCACCATCGGTGCGATCGCCAGGATCGGGATGGTCTGCGATGCAATCGCCCAGGGCATCACGGACATATCCATGGCGCGGTTATGGACGATGCCAACCGCCAGGAGAATGCCCAGGCCAGTTCCGAAGAGAAAGCCGAGCAGGGTCGGCGCAAGGGTCTGATATGCATGGAAGAACAGCGAGCGCGGATTGCCGCGCAACTCGCCCCGCCGCTCGCGGAACATAGCCTCCCCTGCGGTCGTGTTCCAAAGCTCTGCAAAGACCTGATGCGGGGTCGGCAATACCGGCCGTTCTTGGTTCATCGCATCGGCGATCACCTCGCCTGCGCTGAGTTCAACTCCGGCGCGCTCTGCCTGATCCAGGGTCCAGGCCCGGTTCATACCAACGCTGGCGGCATACCAAAACGCGACAATACAGGCGACCACGACCAATACCGGCATCACGTGATGCACCGCCCCGGCGACGCTTCGGCCAAGAAGGCCTCCACCGGTTGAAGCGTGTCTGGCTTGGGCGACGTCAGTCATTGGCGCGCCACTCCATCTTCACCTCGCGTACAGTCTCCGGCGGCTCGGGTATGAACCGCTCCACCTCCGTAAAGCCCTCGCGGATATAGAATTTCTGCGCCCGGAGGTTGGGTTCATGGGTGGTCAGCCAAAGATAATCCTGCCCCTCTTTCACCCGATCCATGAGCGCCTTTCCAACGCCGCGCCCACCATGGCGGCAAAACAATGCGCCGACGCGTTTCTTTTCGGGATCATAGGACAGATACGCCTCCACCGGATCACCCGCGACCCAAATCTCGCGAGTCGGTAACGCGTCGCGGATCATCCCCTCGATGGTCTCGGGCGGATAATCGCGCGGCAACCAATCTGTGTCGTCAATCCACCAGTTGGCCACCGTCGCGCAGGCCGGGACATCGCCGATCTCGGCGCGTCGTATGGAGATGGCCTCAGTCGTCATAAGCGTGCCCCGCGCGCAACCCCTCGCGCACCCGATGGGCAATGGCCAGAAACTCTGGCGTGTCGCGAATATCGAGCGGGCGCTCCTTCGGCAAATCGCTCTCGATCACGTCTGTGATCCGCCCGGGCCGCGGCGACATCACCACGATCTTGGTGCTGAGATAGACCGCTTCGGGGATTGAGTGGGTCACGAAACCAATCGTCTTTTCCGTCCGCGCCCAAAGGTCGAGCAACTGCTCATTTAAATGATCGCGAACGATCTCATCCAAGGCCCCAAAAGGCTCGTCCATCAGCAGCAGATCAGCATCAAAGGCCAGCGCCCGCGCGATACTCGCCCGTTGCTGCATCCCGCCGGATAGTTGCCAGGGGTACTTCTTGCCAAATCCTTCGAGATCGACCAGTTGCAGAACGTTCTTTACACGTTCCGCTTGTTCCGAGGCACTGAACCCCATGATCTCCAGCGGCAGCTTGATATTCTTCTCAATCGTGCGCCACGGATAAAGCCCCGCAGCCTGAAACACATAGCCATAGGCCCTCTGGCGCCGCGCCTCATCGGGGCTTATCCCGTTCACAGTGATCTCGCCGCCGGTGGGGTGCTCCAGCGCGGCAACGACTCTAAGAAAGGTGGTCTTGCCGCAACCAGACGGCCCGATGAAGCTGACGAACTCGCCCTTGTTGATCGCCAGATTGACGTCTTTCAACGCCTGGACAGGGCCGTCATTGGTTTGGAAGGTGAGATCAAGGTCTTTCGCCTCAATCACTGGGGATTGCGTCTGGGTCCTCACCATCCGATGTGCTGCCTCGCCCGCCATCACACCCGCTCGGAATGTTCATTGGATTACGCTCGATCTTCCGCGGCGTGTTCAGCGATTTCCATTTGCTGAGCGCCTTGGACGCGCTGGCATATGGCGAGCGTTTCACAAACCGGCCCCGGCCCGGCTGCGGCTGTGAGTTCTGACCGCCCAGATCACATCGCCACGGGAGAGCGTGTAGCGGGGCTGCGCCGTCACCTCCATGCCCTCGAAGACATTGTAATCAATAATAGATTTCTGGGTGCTCACATGCACGGTTTTGGAAATCGTCGGATCCCAAACCACCACATCGGCATCCGCTCCAGGCACCAACGCGCCCTTCATCGGGTAGATGTTCAGGATTTTCGCGATGTTGGAGGAGGTCACTGCCACAAATTCCTCAGGTGTCAGACGGCCAGTCTCAACCCCACGGGTCCAGAGCATCGCCATGCGTTCCTCAAGCCCGCCGGTCCCATTTGGGATCGTCGTGAAATTGTCCAACCCCATCCGCTTTTGCTCATCGGTGAAGGCCGCGTGGTCGGTCGCCACCACCTGCAAAGAGCCCGCCGACAAACCTGCCCAAAGCGAGTCTTGATGGTCCTTTGACCGGAAAGGTGGCGACATCACGCGCCGCGCCGCATATTGCCAGTCTTTGTTGAAATATTCCGTTTCATCCAAGGTCAGATGCTGGATCAATGGCTCGCCATAAACCCGCATGCCCTTTTGTCGGGCCCGCCGGATCGCCTCATGGGCCTGCTCACAACTCACATGCACGATATAGAGCGGCGTGCCCGCCGCATCGGCAATCATAATTGCCCGGTTCGCTGCCTCTCCTTCGACCTCGGGCGGGCGAGAATAAGCGTGCCCCTCGGGGCCTGTCACACCTTCGGCCAGGTATTTGTTCTGCAACTCCTGGACGATATCGCCGTTTTCCGCGTGGACCAGCGGCAACGCTCCCAGCTCAGCGCAGCGCTTGAAGGAGGCATACATCTCGTCATCCTCCACCATCAACGCGCCCTTATAGGCCATGAAATGCTTGAACGTGTTCACGCCGCGCTCTTTAACAACGGCCTCCATCTCATTGAAAATGCTTTCATTCCAATCGGTGATGGCCATGTGGTACGAGATGTCGGTGCAGATCTGATCTTTCGACTTCCGGTCCCACTCATCCAGCGCGGTGAGCAAGCTGCCATCCTCGCCAGGCAGGCAGAAATCAACCAGCATCGTGGTCCCTCCAGCCGCCGCCGCGAAGGTGCCGGACTCGAAGGTTTCCGCCGCTGTGGTCCCCATAAACGGCATTTCCAGATGGGTGTGCGGGTCGATACCGCCGGGGATGACATAAGCGCCCTCTGCGTCGATCACCTCGTCGCCAGTGAGGTTCTCACCAATCTCAGCGATCTTCTCGCCTTCGATCAGCACATCGGCTTTGAACTGACGGTCGGCGGTGACAATTGTGCCGCCCTTGATCACTTTGCTCATGTCATCTCTCCCCTTTCGGTCAACTCGGCGCTTGCGTGCAGATGCCCCGACCTTCGGTCGTCAAGAGCGGGATATAGGTGTCTTCGACGGGTCCGCTGTGCAGATACCAATAGCAATTGTCGTCCTGCAGAACGACATTCCGCAGATCCTGGCCCGGCGGCAAAAGCGCTAG includes:
- a CDS encoding ABC transporter permease translates to MHHVMPVLVVVACIVAFWYAASVGMNRAWTLDQAERAGVELSAGEVIADAMNQERPVLPTPHQVFAELWNTTAGEAMFRERRGELRGNPRSLFFHAYQTLAPTLLGFLFGTGLGILLAVGIVHNRAMDMSVMPWAIASQTIPILAIAPMVIVVLNSIGVEGLLPKSLISAYLSFFPVVVGMVKGLRSPGPMDLDLLKTYSASHAATFWKLRLPASVPFLFTSLKVAIAAALVGAIVAELPTGARFGLGARLLTGSYYGQTIQIWSALFMAAICAAVLVGGLGLIERLTLKRMGMAR
- a CDS encoding GNAT family N-acetyltransferase gives rise to the protein MTTEAISIRRAEIGDVPACATVANWWIDDTDWLPRDYPPETIEGMIRDALPTREIWVAGDPVEAYLSYDPEKKRVGALFCRHGGRGVGKALMDRVKEGQDYLWLTTHEPNLRAQKFYIREGFTEVERFIPEPPETVREVKMEWRAND
- a CDS encoding ABC transporter ATP-binding protein codes for the protein MVRTQTQSPVIEAKDLDLTFQTNDGPVQALKDVNLAINKGEFVSFIGPSGCGKTTFLRVVAALEHPTGGEITVNGISPDEARRQRAYGYVFQAAGLYPWRTIEKNIKLPLEIMGFSASEQAERVKNVLQLVDLEGFGKKYPWQLSGGMQQRASIARALAFDADLLLMDEPFGALDEIVRDHLNEQLLDLWARTEKTIGFVTHSIPEAVYLSTKIVVMSPRPGRITDVIESDLPKERPLDIRDTPEFLAIAHRVREGLRAGHAYDD